One Coffea arabica cultivar ET-39 chromosome 5e, Coffea Arabica ET-39 HiFi, whole genome shotgun sequence DNA segment encodes these proteins:
- the LOC113688002 gene encoding calcium-dependent protein kinase 2-like, producing the protein MGMCFSQEKPTVSKANGGVDGMYISGTQQKPVQHTKSPATNSQMPFKPPPSPRPVHRPDTILGKPYEDIKLHYTLGKELGRGQFGVTYLCTDIETGRQYACKSISKKKLVTKGDKEDMRREIQIMQHLSGQPNIVEFKGAYEDKHSVHLVMELCAGGELFDRIIAKGHYSEKAAASICRAIVNVVHVCHFMGVMHRDLKPENFLLSDKSENAALKATDFGLSVFIEEGKVYKDVAGSAYYVAPEVLRRRYGKEADIWSAGVMLYILLSGVPPFWAETEKGIFDAVLRGHIDFDSQPWPSISSSAKDLVRKMLTQDPKKRITAAQVLEHPWMREGEASDKPIDSAVLSRMKQFRAMNKLKKLALKVIVESLSAEEIQGLKAMFQNMDTDNSGTITYEELKSGLARLGSKLTEAEVKQLMEAADVDGNGTIDYIEFITATMHKHKLEREENLYTAFQYFDKDNSGFITRDELETAMKDYGMGDPATIKEIISEVDTDNDGRINYEEFCTMMRSGTKQPNKLF; encoded by the exons atgggGATGTGCTTTAGCCAAGAAAAACCAACAGTCTCCAAGGCCAATGGTGGTGTCGATGGAATGTATATTTCTGGGACACAGCAAAAACCTGTTCAGCACACAAAATCACCAGCTACTAATAGCCAAATGCCCTTTAAGCCACCTCCAAGCCCCAGACCAGTTCACAGGCCAGATACAATATTGGGGAAGCCGTATGAAGATATTAAATTGCACTACACACTGGGGAAGGAATTAGGCAGGGGTCAATTTGGTGTCACATATCTGTGCACGGATATTGAAACTGGAAGACAATATGCTTGCAAGTCCATATCAAAGAAGAAGCTTGTTACCAAAGGTGACAAGGAGGATATGAGACGAGAGATTCAGATTATGCAGCATTTAAGTGGACAGCCAAACATAGTTGAATTTAAGGGTGCTTATGAGGATAAGCATTCAGTTCACCTTGTGATGGAGTTGTGTGCTGGTGGAGAGCTTTTTGATCGAATTATTGCCAAGGGACACTACAGTGAAAAAGCTGCAGCTTCAATCTGCAGGGCTATTGTCAATGTTGTTCATGTCTGCCATTTTATGGGTGTGATGCACCGTGATCTTAAGCCTGAGAACTTCTTACTGTCAGACAAGAGTGAAAATGCGGCCTTGAAAGCAACGGACTTTGGGTTGTCGGTATTTATAGAAGAAG GCAAAGTCTACAAGGATGTAGCTGGGAGTGCTTATTATGTTGCACCTGAAGTTTTAAGGCGTAGGTATGGGAAGGAAGCTGACATTTGGAGTGCTGGAGTCATGCTGTATATATTACTCAGTGGTGTGCCACCCTTTTGGGCAG AAACTGAGAAGGGTATATTTGATGCTGTCTTAAGGGGACATATTGACTTTGACAGTCAACCTTGGCCATCAATCTCAAGTAGCGCTAAGGACCTTGTCCGCAAGATGCTAACACAAGACCCCAAGAAACGAATTACAGCTGCTCAAGTACTTG AGCACCCATGGATGAGAGAAGGAGAAGCATCAGACAAACCAATAGACAGTGCAGTCCTTTCCAGAATGAAGCAATTCAGAGCAAtgaacaaactcaaaaaattggCTCTGAAG GTCATTGTAGAAAGTCTCTCTGCAGAAGAAATCCAAGGGCTGAAAGCAATGTTTCAAAATATGGACACTGACAACAGTGGCACAATCACATATGAAGAACTAAAGAGTGGACTTGCTCGACTTGGGTCAAAACTCACAGAGGCAGAAGTTAAACAGTTAATGGAAGCT GCTGATGTTGATGGAAATGGGACAATAGACTACATTGAGTTCATTACTGCTACAATGCACAAGCACAAActagaaagagaagaaaacctTTATACAGCATTCCAGTATTTTGATAAAGATAATAGTGG GTTCATTACGAGAGATGAGTTAGAAACTGCTATGAAAGATTATGGAATGGGTGACCCAGCCACCATAAAGGAGATAATATCTGAAGTGGATACAGATAAT GATGGAAGAATCAATTATGAAGAGTTCTGCACAATGATGAGAAGTGGTACAAAACAGCCAAACAAGCTCTTCTAG
- the LOC113687883 gene encoding protein translation factor SUI1 homolog gives MVDLDIQIPAAFDPFTEDKDSGAPGAKEYVHIRVQQRNGKKCLTTIQGLKKDFSLEKILKDLKKEFCCNGNVVQDKELGKVIQLQGDQRKNASQFLVTAGIVKKDQIKIHGF, from the coding sequence ATGGTTGATCTAGACATCCAAATCCCAGCTGCTTTTGATCCATTCACCGAGGATAAGGACTCAGGTGCCCCTGGTGCCAAAGAGTATGTTCATATCCGTGTTCAACAAAGGAATGGTAAAAAGTGCTTGACAACTATTCAGGGGCTGAAAAAAGATTTCAGCTTGGAGAAGATACTGAAGGATCTTAAGAAAGAGTTCTGTTGCAACGGGAATGTGGTGCAAGACAAAGAGCTAGGCAAAGTCATTCAACTTCAAGGTGATCAGCGCAAGAATGCTTCTCAGTTCCTTGTGACTGCTGGAATTGTCAAGAAAGACCAGATCAAGATTCATGGTTTTTAA